A window from Armatimonadota bacterium encodes these proteins:
- a CDS encoding HD-GYP domain-containing protein, with product MTPRLRPLILLVTSGGLAVVGGALHTLLVRLPPALETGVLWYTLLLVVAILSEMRPVPFTLGRASKDESFSITIILLVLFAFGWPAAVLLAVAAVVVADTQASKPYYKVLFNGSMYALATAAAGLTYQLGHSHPGMLQGALSPVWIDTAMRFAAGGMWYLVNAALLMLVLARVQGVPLTQMFVWGLRDSAGVNLALISIGTAMSLLWQLHPVIPVILVPAILMAKSGYQGYTRLRTEAEAMLAALADVLDLRDHTTGKHSQRVAEMSYALARELALPEEQALALQSVARVHDVGKIAVRDAVLLKRGSLSLQERQEIQSHVEAGGQILSHLSVYKPHLPILLQHHEWLDGSGYPYGLRAEQIGAGARILAVCDAYDTMTSERPYRTALSREAAMAELYRQAGSQFDLQVVEALERWLIRERRLRPDWRLLAAPPTAAFLSAVGGGEGTGLEQGQAGERDQARGVGGLPVPEQASPHGFQDAQGHVHC from the coding sequence ATGACCCCTCGCCTGCGTCCTCTCATCCTGCTGGTCACATCGGGCGGCCTGGCTGTGGTCGGAGGGGCGCTGCACACCCTGCTCGTCCGCCTGCCCCCCGCCCTGGAGACCGGGGTCTTGTGGTACACGCTCCTGCTGGTGGTGGCCATCCTCAGCGAGATGCGGCCGGTGCCGTTCACCCTGGGCCGGGCCAGCAAGGACGAGAGCTTCAGCATCACCATCATCCTGCTCGTCCTGTTCGCCTTCGGCTGGCCTGCCGCGGTCCTGCTGGCTGTGGCCGCGGTGGTCGTGGCCGACACGCAGGCCAGCAAGCCCTACTACAAGGTGCTCTTCAACGGCTCGATGTATGCCCTGGCCACGGCCGCGGCCGGGCTCACCTACCAGCTGGGCCACAGCCACCCCGGGATGCTGCAAGGCGCTTTGTCCCCCGTATGGATAGATACCGCCATGCGGTTTGCGGCCGGGGGAATGTGGTACCTGGTCAATGCGGCCCTGCTCATGCTGGTGCTGGCCAGAGTCCAGGGGGTGCCCCTGACCCAGATGTTCGTCTGGGGGCTGCGGGACTCAGCCGGCGTGAACCTGGCGCTGATCTCCATCGGCACCGCCATGTCCCTGCTCTGGCAGCTCCACCCGGTGATCCCGGTGATCCTGGTGCCTGCGATCCTCATGGCCAAGTCCGGCTACCAGGGCTACACGCGGCTACGCACGGAAGCCGAAGCCATGCTGGCGGCGCTGGCCGACGTGCTGGACCTGCGCGATCACACCACCGGCAAGCACTCCCAGCGCGTCGCCGAGATGAGCTACGCCCTGGCCCGCGAGCTGGCCCTGCCGGAGGAACAGGCCCTGGCCCTGCAGTCCGTGGCCCGGGTGCACGACGTGGGCAAGATCGCCGTGCGTGACGCAGTGTTGCTGAAGCGGGGCAGCCTCTCACTGCAGGAGCGGCAGGAGATCCAGTCCCACGTTGAGGCCGGGGGACAGATCCTCAGCCACCTCTCGGTGTACAAGCCCCACCTGCCCATCCTCCTGCAGCACCACGAGTGGCTGGACGGGAGCGGGTATCCCTACGGGCTGCGGGCGGAGCAGATCGGGGCGGGAGCCCGCATCCTCGCCGTCTGCGATGCCTACGACACTATGACCTCTGAGCGGCCCTACCGGACGGCGCTCTCCAGGGAGGCGGCCATGGCCGAGCTCTACCGCCAGGCCGGCAGCCAGTTCGACCTGCAGGTGGTGGAGGCCCTGGAGCGCTGGCTCATCCGGGAACGCCGGCTGCGGCCCGACTGGAGGCTGCTGGCGGCACCGCCCACAGCGGCGTTCCTGTCGGCGGTGGGAGGTGGCGAGGGAACCGGGCTAGAGCAGGGCCAGGCTGGCGAACGAGACCAGGCCCGTGGGGTCGGGGGCCTGCCCGTACCTGAGCAGGCGTCCCCGCACGGGTTCCAGGATGCGCAGGGCCACGTACACTGCTGA
- a CDS encoding ABC transporter permease produces the protein MDLPESIAVALEALRAHKLRSFLTMLGVIIGVAAVIALVSVGQTARSSVVGEFTSLGPDLLWVLPGKAKEDSPFPTEEARLTLTAADAQAIRREAAAVSEVAPMLQTSVEVSGGGRRTTTTVIGTSPTLLAVRGLALQTGRFLQEADMTRRRRVAVLGPALAQRLYRVPRQAVGRRLTVNGRAFEVVGVLQAQGSILGVDLDDRAYLPLPTTQQLFDITYVSFLFVKARDVESVPRAVRDTQRILLREHGEEDFTVLTQSQLLASLSAILRILTIALSSIAAISLVVGGIGIMNIMLVSVTERTREIGIRKAIGARRLDILTQFLVEAVGLSLVGGVLGMAVGLAISWGISLRLLHSAPTPASLLPVVVLAFSFSALVGVVFGVYPAWRAASLHPIEALRYE, from the coding sequence ATGGACCTGCCCGAGAGCATCGCCGTCGCCCTGGAAGCCCTGCGGGCGCACAAGCTGCGGTCCTTCCTCACCATGCTGGGCGTAATCATCGGTGTGGCCGCGGTAATCGCCCTGGTCTCTGTGGGCCAGACCGCCCGTTCCAGCGTCGTGGGTGAGTTCACCAGCCTGGGGCCCGACCTGCTGTGGGTCCTGCCGGGGAAGGCCAAGGAGGACTCGCCCTTCCCCACCGAGGAGGCCCGCCTTACCCTCACCGCCGCCGACGCCCAGGCGATCCGCCGGGAGGCGGCGGCGGTGAGTGAGGTGGCGCCGATGCTGCAGACTTCCGTGGAGGTGAGCGGGGGCGGCCGACGCACCACCACCACGGTCATCGGCACCTCGCCCACGCTGCTGGCGGTGCGCGGCCTGGCCCTGCAGACCGGACGCTTCCTGCAGGAGGCGGACATGACCCGTCGCCGCCGGGTGGCCGTCCTGGGGCCGGCGCTGGCCCAGCGCCTCTACCGCGTGCCGCGCCAGGCGGTGGGGCGACGGCTCACCGTCAACGGGCGGGCCTTCGAGGTGGTCGGCGTCCTTCAGGCGCAGGGGAGCATCCTGGGGGTGGACCTGGACGACCGCGCCTACCTGCCGCTGCCCACCACCCAGCAGCTCTTCGACATCACCTACGTCTCGTTCTTGTTCGTCAAGGCCAGGGATGTGGAGTCGGTCCCCCGCGCCGTGCGCGACACCCAGCGCATCCTGCTGCGGGAGCATGGGGAGGAGGACTTCACCGTCCTCACCCAGAGCCAGCTTCTGGCCTCGCTGTCGGCCATCCTGCGCATCCTTACCATCGCCCTCTCCAGCATCGCCGCCATCTCTCTGGTGGTGGGGGGCATCGGCATCATGAACATCATGCTGGTCTCGGTGACGGAGCGGACGCGGGAGATCGGCATCCGCAAGGCCATAGGCGCCCGGCGGCTGGATATCCTCACCCAGTTCCTGGTGGAGGCGGTGGGCCTCAGCCTGGTGGGCGGCGTCCTGGGCATGGCCGTGGGCCTGGCCATCTCCTGGGGCATCTCGCTGCGCCTGCTGCACAGCGCGCCGACGCCGGCCTCGCTGCTGCCGGTGGTGGTGCTGGCCTTCAGCTTCTCCGCCCTGGTCGGGGTGGTCTTCGGGGTCTACCCCGCCTGGCGGGCGGCCAGCCTGCACCCCATCGAGGCGCTACGCTACGAGTGA
- a CDS encoding DNA-3-methyladenine glycosylase, with amino-acid sequence MSALRPLPRRFFARPVLTVARDLLGRLLVHQTPEGRTVGRIVEVEAYRGRDDPASHAYRLTPRSRIMAGPPGVAYVYFTYGNHFCLNVVAEGEGRAAAVLLRALEPLEGLALMARRRGIDLRDPAALRRLAAGPGRLTRAMGVTGADNGRDMTRPPLFIARGRPGRRLIGRSPRVGVRQAAQRPWRFFLRDSRYLSRAAVPAKHALRPPPGRGARAQTEV; translated from the coding sequence GTGAGTGCCCTGCGCCCCCTGCCCCGCCGCTTCTTCGCCCGGCCGGTGCTGACGGTGGCCCGGGACCTGCTGGGCCGCTTGCTGGTGCACCAGACCCCGGAGGGACGAACGGTGGGACGGATCGTAGAGGTGGAGGCATACCGGGGCCGCGACGACCCGGCCAGCCACGCCTACCGGCTGACGCCGCGCAGCCGGATCATGGCCGGTCCTCCGGGAGTGGCCTATGTGTACTTCACTTACGGGAACCACTTCTGCCTGAACGTGGTGGCCGAAGGGGAAGGGAGGGCGGCAGCCGTCCTGCTGCGCGCCCTGGAGCCCCTGGAGGGGCTCGCCCTGATGGCCCGCCGCCGTGGGATCGACCTGCGGGATCCCGCGGCCCTGCGCCGCCTGGCGGCGGGGCCCGGCCGCCTGACCCGGGCCATGGGGGTGACCGGCGCCGACAACGGCCGGGACATGACGCGTCCCCCTCTGTTCATCGCCCGGGGCCGTCCCGGTCGTCGCCTCATCGGCCGCAGCCCGCGGGTGGGTGTGCGGCAGGCGGCACAGCGGCCCTGGCGCTTCTTCCTGCGGGACAGCCGCTACCTCTCCAGGGCGGCTGTCCCTGCGAAACACGCCCTCCGGCCTCCTCCTGGCCGGGGCGCCCGCGCGCAGACTGAGGTCTGA
- the polX gene encoding DNA polymerase/3'-5' exonuclease PolX — protein sequence MRNLALARIFSDIADMLEIKEESVFRISAYRRAARAMESLTEDVAEVAARGALQEIPGIGKSTAEKIEEFLKTGHIRYYDELRASLPEGITALMSVPEVGPKTAVLLYERLGVKTVEELEQAARQGLVRTLPRMGAKTEENILKGIELIRRTKERLPLGQVLPHAKEIEEALRALKEVKTLSLAGSIRRMKETIGDIDLLVTSSQPARVMEVFTTLPAVQRVLARGSTRSSVLLEVGVQADVRVVKPESFGAALQYFTGSKEHNVKLRERGVRRGYKLNEYGVFRLRDERRVAGRTEEEVYAALDLPWIPPEIREDQGEVELAEKRRLPRLVELGDIRGDLQVHTRWSDGSDSAEAMARAARERGYEYIAITDHSRSLKFAGGVTIDELREHARQVRKIADRVGIAILMGTECEVHPDGSLDYPDEVLRELDIVLAAVHTRFRMSEAEMTSRIIKAMENPHVDLVAHPTGRLLGQRESYSVDVERLVEAARRTRTALEINAAPERLDLRDTHARMAQERGVMLAINTDAHTRYQLRYMEFGVGTARRGWVEARHVLNTLPLEELLAYLRAR from the coding sequence ATGCGCAACCTGGCGCTGGCCCGGATCTTCAGCGACATCGCGGACATGCTGGAGATCAAGGAGGAGTCCGTCTTCCGCATCTCCGCCTACCGCCGGGCGGCCCGGGCCATGGAGTCCCTCACCGAGGACGTGGCGGAGGTGGCCGCCCGCGGCGCGCTCCAGGAGATCCCCGGGATCGGCAAGTCTACCGCGGAGAAGATCGAGGAGTTCCTGAAGACGGGCCACATCCGCTACTATGACGAGCTGCGCGCCTCTCTCCCCGAGGGCATCACCGCGCTGATGAGCGTCCCCGAGGTGGGGCCCAAGACCGCCGTCCTGCTCTACGAGCGGCTGGGAGTGAAGACCGTGGAGGAGCTGGAGCAGGCGGCCCGCCAGGGCCTGGTGCGTACGCTGCCGCGCATGGGAGCCAAGACCGAGGAGAACATCCTCAAGGGGATCGAGCTCATCCGCCGCACCAAGGAGCGGCTACCGCTGGGGCAGGTGTTGCCCCATGCCAAGGAGATCGAGGAGGCGCTGCGGGCGCTGAAGGAGGTGAAAACGCTCAGCCTGGCCGGCAGCATCCGCCGCATGAAGGAGACCATCGGTGACATCGACCTCCTGGTGACCAGCAGCCAGCCAGCCCGGGTGATGGAGGTCTTCACCACCCTGCCCGCCGTGCAGCGGGTGCTGGCCAGGGGCTCCACGCGCTCCAGCGTCCTCCTGGAGGTCGGGGTGCAGGCCGACGTGCGCGTGGTAAAGCCGGAGTCTTTCGGGGCGGCCCTGCAGTATTTTACCGGCAGCAAGGAGCACAATGTGAAGCTACGCGAGCGCGGGGTGCGCCGCGGATACAAGCTCAACGAGTACGGTGTCTTCCGCCTGCGGGACGAGCGGCGGGTGGCCGGGCGCACCGAGGAGGAGGTCTACGCCGCCCTGGACCTGCCCTGGATCCCCCCGGAGATCAGGGAGGACCAGGGCGAGGTGGAGCTGGCGGAGAAGCGCCGCCTCCCTCGCCTGGTGGAGCTGGGGGATATCCGCGGCGACCTGCAGGTGCACACCCGCTGGTCCGACGGCTCCGACAGCGCCGAGGCCATGGCCCGGGCGGCGCGAGAGCGCGGCTACGAGTACATTGCCATCACCGACCACTCCCGCTCGCTGAAGTTCGCCGGGGGCGTGACCATCGACGAGCTGCGAGAGCACGCCCGGCAGGTACGGAAGATCGCCGACCGGGTGGGCATCGCCATCCTCATGGGCACCGAGTGCGAGGTCCACCCTGACGGGTCGCTGGACTACCCCGACGAGGTGCTGCGCGAGCTGGACATCGTGCTGGCGGCGGTGCACACCCGCTTCCGCATGAGCGAGGCGGAGATGACCTCGCGCATCATCAAGGCCATGGAGAACCCCCACGTGGACCTGGTGGCCCACCCCACGGGCCGCCTGCTGGGGCAGCGGGAGTCCTACAGCGTGGACGTGGAGCGCCTGGTGGAGGCGGCGCGGCGCACCAGGACCGCCCTGGAGATCAACGCCGCGCCGGAGCGGCTGGACCTGCGGGACACCCACGCCCGCATGGCCCAGGAGCGCGGGGTCATGCTGGCCATCAACACCGACGCCCACACTCGCTACCAGCTGCGGTACATGGAGTTCGGCGTGGGCACGGCCCGCCGCGGCTGGGTGGAGGCGCGGCACGTCCTCAATACCCTTCCCCTGGAGGAGCTGCTGGCCTACCTGCGCGCGCGGTGA
- a CDS encoding efflux RND transporter periplasmic adaptor subunit, which translates to MRRRGLVLFVLLAAAAGGLIWSLRQVFPRPLTEVEGARIGRGPLEVMLPVTGIFETRTLELTFDLPGRLARVAVAEGQSVSAGALIATVEEDELLAAVDQAEAGLRVADEEAARAAAAVDATKRQAEQARAAVRAATAALAQLQAGPRPDELRQADAAVESARAALEEARRSLERARRLFRDGAVSAAQLEAAQLQAQTADARYRQAVAQRDLLRAGARPEALAAAAAQVRQAEAAWEAARANVRQAEAAAAAARARVAQARAALRAATVRLARGRLRAPFAGTVTRVYLTPGSPVGPGIPVASLAASSGWITADVDEADIGQVRLGQTARITADAYPGRIFHGRVTRIGQAVEIRLGSRVVRVRIDLEGSATMRAGTSVDIRLLLRAIPDALLAPAEAVHASADDGRPYVFLIEGGRLRRREVRTGEGNDEFMVIQDGLTEGDLVAVGEAGRLRDGQRVRVLVVR; encoded by the coding sequence ATGCGTCGGCGGGGGCTGGTCCTGTTTGTGCTGCTGGCCGCGGCGGCCGGGGGGCTGATCTGGTCGCTGCGCCAGGTCTTCCCCCGCCCTCTGACCGAGGTGGAGGGAGCGCGAATCGGGCGGGGGCCGCTGGAGGTGATGCTGCCCGTCACGGGGATCTTCGAGACGCGGACCCTGGAGCTGACCTTTGACCTCCCAGGCCGGCTTGCCCGCGTGGCCGTGGCGGAAGGGCAGTCTGTCTCCGCCGGCGCCCTGATCGCGACGGTGGAGGAGGACGAGCTCCTGGCGGCGGTCGACCAGGCCGAGGCCGGGCTGCGTGTGGCCGACGAGGAAGCGGCGCGGGCGGCGGCGGCAGTTGACGCCACGAAGCGGCAGGCCGAGCAGGCCCGGGCCGCCGTCCGCGCCGCCACAGCCGCGCTGGCACAGCTGCAGGCGGGCCCTCGCCCCGACGAGCTGCGGCAGGCCGACGCTGCCGTGGAGTCCGCACGGGCTGCCCTGGAGGAGGCGCGCCGCTCCCTGGAACGGGCCCGCCGGCTCTTCCGCGATGGCGCCGTCAGTGCAGCGCAGCTGGAGGCCGCCCAGCTGCAGGCGCAGACGGCCGACGCCCGCTACCGGCAGGCCGTGGCACAGCGCGACCTGCTGCGAGCCGGCGCGCGCCCCGAGGCCCTGGCCGCAGCGGCAGCGCAGGTGCGGCAGGCGGAGGCGGCCTGGGAGGCGGCCCGTGCCAACGTCCGCCAGGCGGAGGCGGCCGCGGCCGCAGCTCGGGCCAGGGTGGCGCAGGCCCGGGCCGCCCTGCGTGCGGCCACTGTCCGGCTGGCCCGCGGGCGCCTCCGGGCACCTTTCGCCGGGACCGTCACCCGCGTCTACCTGACCCCGGGGTCGCCCGTCGGCCCTGGAATTCCGGTGGCATCGCTGGCCGCCTCCTCCGGCTGGATCACTGCCGACGTGGACGAGGCGGACATCGGTCAGGTCCGCCTGGGCCAGACCGCCCGGATCACCGCGGACGCCTATCCGGGCAGGATATTCCACGGCAGGGTGACGCGCATCGGACAGGCCGTCGAGATCCGCCTGGGCAGCCGCGTCGTCCGCGTGCGCATCGACCTGGAGGGGTCCGCGACCATGCGCGCAGGCACCAGCGTGGACATCCGGCTGCTGCTGCGGGCGATCCCCGACGCGCTGCTGGCACCGGCGGAGGCGGTGCACGCTTCGGCGGACGACGGCAGGCCCTACGTCTTCCTGATTGAGGGCGGCCGGCTGCGCCGACGGGAGGTGCGCACCGGGGAAGGCAACGACGAGTTCATGGTCATCCAGGACGGCCTGACGGAGGGGGACCTGGTCGCGGTGGGGGAGGCGGGGCGCCTGCGCGACGGTCAACGGGTGCGCGTCCTGGTGGTGCGTTGA
- the amrB gene encoding AmmeMemoRadiSam system protein B, with product MPLPRLRPVEMVPVRHDGRHLIAVRDPEGFAEETILLSPQLYLVATLLDGRRDVVDVQAEYARRTGGDLLLSWDLQRMVQELDRLSLLETEAFQQRRRALEEAFRAAPLRPAYHAGRAYPADPAALRQALDRHLAEVNREELVGLLPRGIVAPHIDPSRGGWCYAWAYAALTAAPVRSAVLLGVAHSGPPEPFVLTRKAFQTPLGVLPVDEAMVAELQVRTGDLTRWETVHRSEHSLEFQVLFLQHVFPDRAVRIVPLLVSHLERWAGSGSPRQVDEVERVVQALRALVWGRDDVAVIAGVDFSHVGPRFGDEDPVGTVLEARTSVRDREALQAVVGGDAEAFWQAVSAEGNPQRIDALSAVYVALRILEPVRGRLLRYGQAPDPTGLVSFASLALL from the coding sequence ATGCCGCTACCCCGCCTGCGTCCTGTGGAGATGGTGCCCGTGCGGCATGATGGCCGCCACCTGATCGCCGTGCGCGATCCGGAAGGTTTCGCCGAGGAGACCATCCTCCTCTCGCCCCAGCTCTACCTGGTGGCCACCCTGCTGGACGGGCGGCGCGATGTAGTGGACGTACAGGCGGAGTACGCGCGCCGCACCGGCGGTGACCTGCTGCTCTCCTGGGATCTGCAGCGAATGGTCCAGGAGCTGGACCGCCTCAGCCTCCTGGAGACCGAGGCCTTCCAGCAGCGGCGCCGTGCGCTGGAGGAGGCCTTCCGCGCCGCGCCTCTGCGGCCGGCCTACCACGCGGGACGGGCCTACCCGGCCGACCCCGCGGCCCTGCGTCAGGCGCTTGACCGGCACCTGGCGGAGGTCAACCGGGAGGAGCTGGTCGGCTTGCTCCCGCGGGGCATCGTCGCCCCGCACATCGACCCTTCCCGTGGAGGGTGGTGCTACGCCTGGGCGTACGCCGCGCTGACGGCGGCGCCGGTCCGCAGCGCCGTCCTCCTGGGCGTGGCCCACAGCGGGCCGCCGGAGCCGTTTGTCCTCACCCGCAAGGCCTTCCAGACGCCCCTGGGCGTCCTTCCCGTGGACGAGGCCATGGTCGCCGAGCTACAGGTGCGGACCGGGGACCTGACCCGCTGGGAGACCGTGCACCGGAGCGAGCACTCCCTGGAGTTCCAGGTGCTCTTCCTGCAGCACGTTTTTCCGGACCGCGCTGTGCGCATCGTCCCCCTGCTCGTCTCCCACCTGGAGCGGTGGGCCGGATCCGGATCGCCCCGACAGGTGGACGAGGTGGAGCGTGTGGTCCAGGCCCTGCGCGCCCTGGTCTGGGGACGGGACGACGTGGCGGTCATTGCCGGTGTGGACTTCAGCCACGTCGGCCCGCGCTTCGGGGACGAGGATCCGGTGGGCACGGTACTGGAGGCCCGCACGTCGGTGCGCGACCGTGAGGCGCTGCAGGCCGTGGTCGGCGGAGACGCCGAGGCCTTCTGGCAGGCGGTGAGCGCAGAGGGCAACCCGCAGCGGATCGACGCGCTCTCAGCAGTGTACGTGGCCCTGCGCATCCTGGAACCCGTGCGGGGACGCCTGCTCAGGTACGGGCAGGCCCCCGACCCCACGGGCCTGGTCTCGTTCGCCAGCCTGGCCCTGCTCTAG
- a CDS encoding ISNCY family transposase → MVTLSQQETQHLMVLNALERGELTVAAAATLLECSVRQTQRLRAAYRARGPSALVHGNRGRVSPRRVDAATRAQVVQLARTTYARVNFQHLSELLAEREGLALSRPTLHRILTGAGIASPRTRRPAKHRRRRERLPRAGMLIQMDASHHAWLEDRGPKLALHHSVDDATGIVVSAVFREQEDATGYLLLLRQLTQAYGLPLAVYTDRHGIFKRAPLRQRPLTLAEQLRGGPAPTQVGRALQELGIQWIPASSPQAKGRIERQGGTFQDRLVTELRLARISACEAANAFLPSFLERYNARFAQAPAEPAPAYRAWPADLDPDTVFCFKYLASVANDNTIALAPHQLQLLPGPGGRSYAKARVEVHERLDGTLAVYYHGRRLAARPLAVRADASPRPRTHRRSHPPAPKGGIEIPPPPRETRPGGTGETGRAVRRDTLAPTGHKWKPAPDHPWRLATAEAKRRKDLRKAGVTFSLNR, encoded by the coding sequence ATGGTGACCTTGTCGCAGCAGGAGACGCAGCATCTCATGGTCCTCAATGCCCTCGAACGGGGTGAGCTTACCGTGGCAGCCGCCGCTACCCTCCTGGAGTGCTCGGTCCGGCAGACCCAACGCCTGCGGGCAGCCTACCGGGCCCGTGGCCCATCCGCCCTGGTCCATGGGAACCGGGGCCGCGTCTCGCCACGGCGGGTGGATGCCGCCACGCGGGCCCAAGTGGTCCAGCTCGCCCGCACCACCTACGCCCGAGTGAACTTCCAGCACCTCAGCGAGCTGCTCGCTGAGCGCGAGGGCCTTGCCCTCTCTCGGCCGACGCTCCACCGCATCCTCACGGGGGCAGGCATCGCCAGCCCTCGCACCCGGCGCCCCGCCAAGCACCGCCGACGGCGGGAGCGCCTCCCCCGGGCCGGGATGCTCATTCAGATGGACGCAAGCCACCACGCCTGGCTCGAAGACCGCGGCCCGAAGCTCGCCCTCCACCACTCCGTCGACGACGCCACGGGTATCGTCGTCAGCGCCGTCTTCCGGGAGCAGGAGGATGCCACCGGATACCTCCTGCTCCTTCGCCAACTCACCCAGGCCTATGGGCTCCCCCTGGCGGTCTACACGGACCGCCACGGGATCTTCAAGCGCGCCCCGCTCCGCCAGCGCCCGCTCACGCTCGCGGAGCAGCTCCGCGGCGGGCCGGCCCCGACCCAGGTTGGCCGCGCCCTCCAGGAGCTCGGCATCCAGTGGATCCCGGCTTCCTCCCCCCAGGCCAAGGGCCGGATCGAGCGCCAGGGTGGCACCTTCCAGGATCGCCTGGTCACCGAACTCCGCCTCGCCCGCATCTCCGCCTGCGAGGCCGCCAACGCTTTCCTCCCCAGCTTCCTCGAGCGCTACAACGCCCGCTTCGCCCAGGCCCCCGCCGAGCCGGCTCCCGCGTATCGCGCGTGGCCGGCCGACCTCGATCCCGACACGGTCTTCTGCTTCAAGTACCTGGCCAGCGTCGCCAACGACAACACGATCGCCCTGGCGCCGCATCAGCTGCAGCTCCTGCCTGGGCCCGGAGGGCGGAGCTATGCTAAGGCCCGGGTGGAAGTGCACGAGCGCCTCGATGGGACGCTCGCGGTCTACTACCACGGCCGGCGACTCGCCGCGCGCCCGCTGGCCGTCCGTGCGGACGCATCGCCTCGTCCGCGCACGCACCGGCGCAGCCATCCACCTGCCCCGAAGGGGGGTATCGAGATCCCTCCCCCTCCCCGAGAAACGCGTCCTGGGGGCACTGGTGAAACCGGTCGGGCTGTCAGACGGGACACGCTCGCTCCAACGGGGCACAAGTGGAAACCCGCGCCCGACCACCCGTGGAGGCTGGCTACGGCGGAGGCCAAACGACGAAAGGACCTCCGGAAGGCGGGAGTGACATTTTCACTGAACAGATAA
- a CDS encoding DUF5317 family protein yields MFLLFVLALALAVALARGGSLWVLAGQHWRLPLLPVVAVVLQIVGFLPDEAASEAGRAFAAFMHGWSYLLAGAFIWANRRTPWLWLMALGVAANAAAVLANGGFMPVPPGASGAAAEAAARGYYNNAVLMSSDSPLWFLGDVLTVPSWWGGRWAVSAGDLAIAVATFGLVQRLTHPAGRGPDLPQR; encoded by the coding sequence ATGTTCCTGCTTTTCGTCCTCGCCCTGGCCCTGGCCGTCGCCCTGGCCCGCGGCGGCAGCCTGTGGGTGCTTGCCGGCCAGCACTGGCGGCTACCACTGCTGCCGGTTGTAGCCGTTGTCCTCCAGATCGTGGGCTTCCTGCCCGACGAGGCCGCATCGGAGGCGGGACGGGCGTTCGCCGCCTTCATGCACGGCTGGTCCTACCTCCTGGCTGGAGCCTTCATCTGGGCGAATCGGCGTACCCCCTGGCTCTGGTTGATGGCCCTGGGCGTAGCGGCCAACGCTGCGGCCGTCCTGGCTAACGGGGGCTTCATGCCGGTGCCCCCGGGGGCGAGCGGAGCCGCCGCCGAGGCGGCAGCGCGGGGGTACTACAACAATGCGGTGCTGATGAGTTCGGATTCCCCGCTGTGGTTTCTCGGGGACGTGCTCACGGTTCCCTCGTGGTGGGGAGGGCGCTGGGCCGTGAGCGCTGGCGACCTGGCCATCGCCGTCGCCACCTTCGGGCTGGTGCAGCGCCTGACGCACCCGGCGGGCCGCGGGCCTGACCTGCCGCAACGATGA
- a CDS encoding ABC transporter ATP-binding protein, which translates to MGRVPVPALQGVSLEIAAREFVAVMGPSGSGKSTLLNLIGCLDRPTSGTYLLHGVDVSRLPDDALAEVRNRRIGFVFQTFNLLPRYSALRNVEMPMVYAGIPRAERRRRALAALAQVGLVPRAHHSPQELSGGEQQRVAIARALVNTPAILLADEPTGNLDSRSGQEILAIFQDLNARGMTVAVVTHDPTVARHARRILHLRDGRLVGDEPVPDPRPGRAALT; encoded by the coding sequence ATGGGGCGGGTGCCCGTCCCCGCCCTGCAGGGCGTGAGCCTGGAGATCGCCGCGAGGGAGTTCGTGGCGGTGATGGGTCCTTCCGGCTCGGGCAAGTCCACGCTGTTGAACCTGATCGGCTGCCTGGACCGCCCCACCTCCGGCACCTACCTCCTGCACGGCGTCGACGTCAGCCGCCTGCCCGACGACGCGCTGGCGGAGGTGCGCAACCGCCGTATCGGCTTCGTCTTTCAGACCTTCAACCTCCTGCCCCGCTACAGCGCGCTGCGCAATGTGGAGATGCCCATGGTCTACGCCGGGATCCCCCGCGCCGAGCGACGGCGGCGGGCGCTGGCGGCGCTGGCGCAGGTGGGCCTGGTGCCGCGTGCGCACCACTCCCCCCAGGAGCTCTCCGGGGGGGAGCAGCAGCGGGTGGCCATCGCCCGGGCACTGGTGAATACGCCGGCGATCCTGCTGGCCGACGAGCCCACCGGTAACCTGGACAGCCGTTCCGGCCAGGAGATCCTCGCCATCTTTCAGGACCTTAACGCCCGCGGCATGACCGTCGCCGTCGTCACCCACGACCCCACTGTGGCCCGGCACGCCCGCCGCATCCTGCACCTGCGCGACGGCCGCCTGGTGGGAGATGAGCCGGTCCCCGACCCGCGGCCGGGCCGCGCCGCCCTGACCTGA